A single region of the Bacillus cereus genome encodes:
- a CDS encoding HAD family hydrolase yields the protein MNKAIIFDKDGTLIQLDSVWYKIVHRVLEDIFQTYPNEKSKRDDYLSIIGMNDNDFESTSLLACRTNYFIAAAWYSLLENQHVDKESFIHDVCLLFKKYSTADDLVFTEVEGAKETLRYLKNNEYIIGVVTADDVDAAIHSLKMTELYDYVDFLGADDGVNRTKPESDFYHMFKEKFSLTEEDVLMVGDTLTDVTFARNSNIKIVGVLSGASRKEDLEGKADYILDSMKDISKIL from the coding sequence GTGAATAAAGCAATTATTTTTGATAAAGATGGAACATTAATACAGTTAGATTCAGTTTGGTACAAAATTGTGCATCGTGTGTTAGAGGATATATTTCAAACGTATCCAAATGAAAAAAGTAAAAGAGATGATTACTTATCGATTATTGGTATGAATGATAACGATTTTGAGAGTACGAGTTTACTAGCATGTCGCACAAATTACTTTATTGCGGCTGCATGGTACTCGTTGTTAGAAAATCAACATGTGGATAAAGAGAGTTTCATTCATGATGTATGTCTTTTATTCAAAAAGTACTCTACAGCAGATGATCTTGTATTTACAGAAGTGGAAGGTGCAAAGGAAACGTTACGATATTTAAAAAACAATGAATATATTATTGGAGTTGTTACGGCAGACGATGTGGATGCAGCGATTCATTCTCTGAAAATGACTGAGTTATATGATTACGTAGATTTTTTAGGTGCAGATGATGGTGTGAATAGAACAAAACCGGAAAGTGATTTTTATCATATGTTTAAAGAAAAATTTTCTCTAACTGAAGAAGATGTGCTTATGGTAGGTGATACATTAACAGACGTTACATTTGCGAGAAATAGTAACATTAAAATAGTGGGCGTCTTATCGGGTGCGAGTAGGAAAGAAGATTTAGAAGGAAAAGCAGATTATATTTTAGACAGTATGAAGGATATTTCGAAGATTTTATAA
- a CDS encoding CehA/McbA family metallohydrolase, which produces MIEITSTITLSPFVKNKHCFQMDETDITNFTLTIDQGDNRKIPLLLILRDPNGYVRIQYQTPVANEKLVVSKDSIFCSAGCIGGEIQSGNWELEVIYIPHCAKKVVKFTGVKVDYTVNIVVNEQLERKYNREHFCKENVFIDEYNYEKIINEEYRWYKGEFHEHTDLTDGEIDDELGMTVCEKQKLDFLYATEHNIVMPSYQKGNTLIIPSMELTTPYGHYNIFGIKEYVDFTKYVDESFSAETMNELFSFLKEKGYLLSVNHPFMKPWANQVNINLENVHTMEIMCDPTYKKSKSSTLEALRCFDQMWSNGLKIWGIGGSDSHLHPSKTFPGSKDPSIYGDPGTYVLCNGLSIKNLKSAIKKGRIYFSRFRKLAIDIQNEGETIYVGDEAKGNIIYNISTDKPCEWRLIINGQIIEQKSGSNVTFEFSLNEGAYARVEGWEEDELVAFINPIHNKVEIKNMKTWNEVIGGIKGE; this is translated from the coding sequence ATGATCGAAATAACAAGTACGATAACACTCTCTCCATTCGTAAAAAATAAACATTGTTTCCAAATGGATGAAACTGATATTACAAACTTTACATTAACTATTGATCAAGGGGACAACCGGAAAATTCCGCTATTATTAATCTTGCGAGACCCTAACGGTTATGTACGTATACAATATCAAACGCCAGTTGCAAATGAAAAACTAGTCGTTTCGAAAGATTCAATATTTTGTTCTGCTGGTTGTATAGGAGGAGAAATACAGTCTGGTAATTGGGAATTAGAAGTCATATATATCCCTCATTGTGCAAAGAAAGTAGTGAAATTTACTGGAGTAAAAGTTGACTATACAGTAAATATAGTAGTGAATGAGCAATTGGAACGAAAGTATAATAGGGAGCACTTTTGCAAGGAAAATGTTTTTATTGATGAATACAATTATGAAAAGATAATAAATGAAGAATATCGCTGGTACAAAGGAGAATTTCATGAGCACACAGATTTAACTGATGGCGAGATAGATGATGAACTTGGAATGACAGTATGTGAAAAACAGAAATTAGATTTTTTATATGCGACGGAACACAATATTGTTATGCCATCGTATCAAAAAGGAAACACATTAATTATACCATCTATGGAACTTACAACTCCTTACGGTCATTACAACATATTTGGGATAAAGGAATACGTTGATTTTACAAAGTATGTAGATGAATCGTTTAGCGCAGAAACAATGAATGAACTATTTTCTTTCTTGAAAGAAAAAGGTTATTTATTGAGTGTGAATCATCCGTTTATGAAGCCTTGGGCGAACCAAGTGAATATTAACTTAGAAAATGTTCATACGATGGAAATTATGTGTGATCCAACTTATAAAAAAAGTAAATCATCCACTTTAGAAGCTTTACGTTGTTTCGACCAAATGTGGTCAAACGGCCTTAAAATCTGGGGAATAGGAGGAAGTGATTCTCATTTGCATCCGTCTAAAACATTCCCTGGATCAAAAGACCCATCGATTTATGGTGATCCAGGAACATATGTATTATGTAATGGTTTATCTATTAAAAACTTAAAATCTGCAATCAAAAAGGGACGAATTTATTTCTCTCGATTTAGAAAACTAGCGATAGATATTCAAAACGAAGGCGAAACGATTTATGTCGGTGATGAGGCTAAAGGAAATATTATTTACAACATTTCTACTGACAAACCGTGTGAGTGGAGACTAATAATAAATGGGCAAATAATTGAACAAAAATCTGGCAGCAACGTAACTTTTGAATTTTCATTAAATGAAGGGGCGTATGCTAGGGTTGAGGGATGGGAAGAGGACGAGTTAGTAGCGTTTATTAATCCTATTCATAATAAAGTTGAGATTAAAAATATGAAAACATGGAATGAAGTTATAGGGGGAATAAAAGGTGAATAA
- a CDS encoding extracellular solute-binding protein: MKKLFMLLTVITLFVSALAGCSGGKGSTVKASKEGEKVVVPFINGVGGSLADRVDKIVEEYNKSQDKYVVKTTKAGSYDESYQKLQSGFAANNQEAIALLGSDVIQEYAKKQLIVPIDEYVKNDTNFKKEDYGKGFMEQATIDEKLYGIPFYGTTQILYYNKKTLAENGFTKDDLKTWEGVEKVAKTVAKRGENGNVTYAGWMPMWGTSNLIDAVRSAGGNVLSEDGKKVLINDDTWVSVWEKFRTWLHEDKIMKIHSGGTGWEYWDKTVIDLVEGRTLGFTGSSGDQGFVFKTLGKGMTEEERLNTFEALPQPAWGNNKPAPKLETYLFTLTRNIDPEVAKGAYDFMKFATSTEKTAEWSMATGYIPVRNNVTEYGPYAEFVKKQPQALVPLEQANNYGVGPFVDPTGGKINDALNVAKDKVEIEGVPAKKALDEAAKVAQEELDKVLKKKK, encoded by the coding sequence ATGAAAAAACTATTCATGCTTCTAACAGTTATAACATTGTTTGTTAGTGCACTTGCGGGTTGTTCAGGTGGAAAAGGGAGTACGGTTAAAGCGAGTAAAGAAGGGGAGAAGGTTGTTGTTCCATTCATTAATGGAGTAGGGGGCTCTCTTGCGGATCGTGTAGATAAGATTGTGGAAGAATACAATAAAAGTCAGGACAAATATGTAGTGAAAACGACAAAAGCGGGTAGCTACGATGAGTCATATCAAAAGTTACAAAGTGGATTTGCAGCGAATAACCAAGAAGCAATTGCATTACTAGGTTCTGATGTCATTCAAGAATATGCTAAAAAACAGTTAATCGTACCTATAGATGAATATGTTAAAAATGATACTAATTTCAAAAAAGAAGATTATGGAAAAGGGTTTATGGAGCAAGCAACAATTGACGAGAAGTTGTATGGAATTCCATTCTACGGTACAACGCAAATTCTTTATTACAATAAAAAAACATTAGCGGAGAATGGCTTTACAAAAGATGATTTAAAGACGTGGGAAGGTGTAGAAAAGGTAGCAAAAACAGTCGCAAAACGTGGTGAAAATGGAAATGTGACATATGCGGGCTGGATGCCAATGTGGGGAACTTCCAATTTAATTGATGCGGTTCGCAGTGCCGGTGGAAACGTATTAAGCGAAGATGGTAAAAAAGTATTAATTAACGATGACACTTGGGTTTCGGTATGGGAGAAATTCCGTACATGGCTACATGAAGATAAAATTATGAAAATACATTCAGGTGGTACTGGATGGGAATATTGGGATAAAACTGTAATTGATTTAGTTGAAGGTAGAACATTAGGATTTACAGGATCATCTGGTGATCAAGGATTTGTTTTTAAAACATTAGGAAAAGGAATGACGGAAGAAGAACGCCTTAACACATTTGAAGCATTACCTCAGCCGGCTTGGGGTAATAATAAACCAGCGCCAAAACTAGAAACATATTTATTCACATTAACGAGAAACATTGATCCAGAAGTAGCAAAAGGCGCGTATGACTTTATGAAGTTTGCGACAAGTACGGAGAAAACGGCTGAATGGTCCATGGCTACAGGATATATCCCTGTTCGTAACAATGTAACAGAGTATGGTCCATATGCTGAATTCGTTAAAAAACAACCACAAGCATTAGTTCCATTAGAACAAGCTAACAATTATGGAGTGGGACCATTTGTAGATCCAACGGGCGGTAAAATTAATGACGCCTTAAATGTAGCGAAAGATAAAGTAGAGATTGAAGGAGTTCCAGCGAAAAAAGCATTAGATGAAGCAGCTAAAGTTGCGCAAGAAGAGTTAGATAAAGTTCTGAAAAAGAAGAAGTAA
- a CDS encoding carbohydrate ABC transporter permease: MKKGPLIVKHLFLALSSILFLFPFIWMVLGSFKTSSEVLQGGFWPKEFHWENYRQVLDILPFNTYLFNSFYTSFIITIYVLVSSALFAYMLAFYKFKGKNITFSVVMATYMIPGAVSYVPVYVMLGKFGLLDSHFGYMISMAVSVFGIFYLKQSFHKVGLEIVEAAKIDGASDWRILWKIIFPMTRSSFVTLGLVTFIGNYNNYVWPALILKDNTQKLITNGIADYFINSSLGRDWSHIMVASTIATVPLLIVFLILQKWFLSGVTDSGIKG, from the coding sequence ATGAAAAAAGGTCCATTAATCGTAAAGCATCTCTTTTTAGCATTATCAAGTATACTATTTCTTTTTCCATTCATATGGATGGTACTTGGTTCGTTTAAAACATCTAGTGAAGTATTACAAGGAGGTTTTTGGCCTAAAGAATTTCACTGGGAAAATTATCGGCAAGTATTAGACATACTACCATTTAACACATATTTATTTAATAGTTTTTATACATCTTTCATCATTACTATATATGTGCTTGTTTCATCTGCACTGTTTGCTTATATGTTAGCATTTTACAAGTTTAAAGGTAAAAATATTACATTTAGTGTCGTGATGGCAACCTATATGATTCCTGGAGCTGTTTCGTATGTTCCTGTATATGTAATGTTAGGGAAATTTGGGCTACTCGATTCACATTTTGGATACATGATTTCTATGGCTGTTAGCGTATTCGGTATTTTCTATTTAAAACAATCGTTCCACAAAGTTGGTCTTGAAATAGTAGAAGCAGCCAAAATTGATGGAGCAAGTGATTGGCGTATTCTTTGGAAGATTATTTTTCCAATGACACGTTCATCATTTGTAACACTAGGATTGGTCACATTTATTGGTAATTATAATAATTACGTCTGGCCAGCTCTTATATTGAAAGATAATACGCAAAAGTTAATTACGAATGGAATTGCTGATTATTTCATTAATAGTTCCTTAGGGCGAGATTGGTCACACATTATGGTTGCAAGTACAATCGCAACAGTGCCGCTCTTAATCGTATTTTTGATTCTACAAAAATGGTTCTTATCTGGTGTTACTGATTCAGGAATAAAGGGGTAA
- a CDS encoding carbohydrate ABC transporter permease, producing MQIKLSKAVFFLLPVGIPLILFWIIPNFISLGISFTDWDFMTNDFNFVGLENYFNLFTQDSFMQALLNTFYFGIGTVIPTIALGLGFALFFRKKFKGSALYQLMIFSPWVTPTIAVSIVWSLLYEPQFGVINKVLNFFGIPGLDWLQSSKTAMLAVIIMTVWKLVGWTMIFYIGALEKVPDSLYEAASIDGANSWQKFRYVTLPMVSSTTFFLVVVNTISSVQAYDQIKILTQGGPSGSTRTLLYLFFQQGFEQFDMGSATAIAFIILIITILLSVINKIIGDKWVNY from the coding sequence ATGCAAATAAAACTATCAAAAGCTGTGTTCTTTTTACTACCAGTTGGAATACCTCTAATCTTGTTTTGGATTATTCCGAATTTCATTAGTTTAGGTATTAGTTTTACTGATTGGGATTTTATGACGAATGATTTTAATTTTGTTGGTTTAGAAAACTATTTTAATTTATTTACACAAGATTCTTTTATGCAAGCATTGCTCAATACGTTTTATTTCGGAATTGGAACAGTCATTCCAACAATTGCATTGGGCTTAGGTTTCGCATTATTCTTCCGAAAAAAATTTAAAGGTTCTGCATTGTACCAATTAATGATTTTTTCACCGTGGGTAACGCCAACAATAGCTGTATCCATTGTGTGGTCACTTTTATATGAACCTCAATTTGGAGTTATTAATAAAGTGCTAAACTTTTTCGGGATACCAGGTTTGGACTGGCTTCAAAGTAGTAAAACAGCGATGTTAGCAGTCATTATAATGACAGTTTGGAAATTAGTTGGTTGGACGATGATCTTCTATATCGGCGCATTAGAAAAAGTTCCAGATAGTTTATATGAAGCAGCTAGTATTGATGGAGCAAATTCATGGCAGAAATTTCGATATGTAACACTGCCAATGGTTTCATCAACAACTTTCTTCTTAGTTGTCGTCAATACAATTTCTTCGGTGCAGGCTTACGATCAAATAAAGATTTTAACACAAGGTGGGCCTAGTGGTTCGACGCGTACGTTACTGTATTTATTCTTCCAACAAGGGTTTGAACAGTTTGATATGGGATCTGCAACAGCAATCGCATTTATCATATTAATCATTACAATTTTACTATCTGTTATTAACAAAATAATAGGTGATAAGTGGGTGAACTATTAA
- a CDS encoding DeoR/GlpR family DNA-binding transcription regulator — translation MKSYTQFERRKHILDELEKYNRVMVNDLAKVLNVTTETIRRDLDMLHKEGQLTKIHGGAIKKKDQTLEFHFDKRRSENIEEKRKIAMEASKIVEDNDIIAIEIGTTTMQILDYIYDKKNLTILTNSIPAVNKIIELKDQYDSFDCRLIVIGGILNTNSLALSGEMTLNYLDHFTVNKLFASCDGISLEKELTCSYIEDAQIFKQLKNNAKQVVMMADESKFNLTKFYKSGSFNDIDALYTNAKLDESWQNMLTSNGVEVITV, via the coding sequence ATGAAATCGTACACACAATTTGAACGAAGAAAACACATACTAGATGAATTAGAAAAGTATAACCGAGTGATGGTAAATGATTTAGCAAAGGTATTAAATGTTACAACAGAAACGATACGAAGAGATTTAGATATGTTGCACAAGGAAGGACAGCTTACGAAAATACATGGTGGTGCAATTAAGAAAAAAGATCAAACACTAGAATTTCATTTTGATAAACGTCGATCTGAAAATATTGAAGAAAAACGAAAAATTGCAATGGAAGCAAGTAAAATCGTAGAAGATAATGATATTATCGCAATTGAAATTGGGACAACCACAATGCAAATTTTAGATTACATATACGATAAAAAGAATTTGACAATTTTAACAAACTCGATACCAGCTGTAAATAAAATTATTGAGCTGAAAGACCAGTATGATTCCTTTGATTGTAGGTTAATAGTCATAGGGGGAATATTGAATACGAATTCCTTAGCATTGTCTGGAGAAATGACATTAAACTATCTGGATCATTTCACTGTTAATAAATTATTTGCTTCTTGTGATGGTATTTCATTAGAAAAAGAACTGACATGTTCGTATATTGAAGATGCACAAATATTTAAGCAGCTAAAGAATAATGCAAAACAAGTTGTAATGATGGCTGATGAATCAAAGTTTAATTTGACAAAGTTTTATAAAAGCGGAAGTTTTAATGATATAGATGCGTTATATACGAATGCGAAGCTCGATGAATCGTGGCAAAATATGCTAACAAGTAATGGGGTTGAAGTAATAACAGTATAG
- a CDS encoding DUF2975 domain-containing protein, with product MKQGSTLFLKTAIILIGIPVLALCIFLVPNIGNYAAELYPDIAYIKYLVLLNLYATVVPFYFALYQAFKLVSYIDKGNAFSKLSVRALKKIKQCAVTISILYVVGMPLFYLVAERDDAPGIIILGMLLIFASMVIAVFAAVLQRLLKNAIDIKSENDLTV from the coding sequence ATGAAACAAGGATCAACACTCTTTTTAAAGACAGCTATTATCCTTATCGGTATTCCTGTTCTTGCTTTATGTATATTTTTAGTTCCTAACATAGGGAATTATGCAGCGGAATTGTACCCCGATATTGCATATATAAAATATCTTGTTTTACTTAATCTATATGCAACGGTTGTACCTTTTTATTTTGCTCTGTATCAAGCTTTTAAACTTGTAAGCTACATTGACAAGGGTAACGCCTTCTCGAAATTATCTGTTAGAGCTTTAAAGAAGATAAAACAATGTGCAGTAACAATTAGTATATTATATGTAGTAGGCATGCCACTCTTCTATCTTGTGGCGGAGAGAGATGACGCACCTGGTATTATTATACTTGGGATGCTTCTAATCTTTGCTTCAATGGTTATCGCAGTCTTTGCTGCCGTTCTCCAAAGACTTTTAAAAAATGCGATAGATATAAAATCAGAAAATGATTTAACGGTCTGA
- a CDS encoding helix-turn-helix domain-containing protein — protein sequence MAIIINIDVMLAKRKMSVTELSEKVGITMANLSILKNGKAKAIRISTLDAICKALECQPGDILEYQSEESE from the coding sequence ATGGCAATAATAATTAATATTGATGTAATGCTTGCTAAAAGGAAAATGAGTGTAACGGAGCTTTCAGAGAAGGTTGGAATTACAATGGCTAACCTTTCTATATTAAAAAATGGAAAAGCAAAAGCAATTAGAATTTCAACTTTAGATGCTATTTGTAAGGCATTAGAATGCCAACCTGGGGATATTTTAGAATATCAATCTGAAGAAAGCGAATAA
- a CDS encoding HAD-IA family hydrolase — MNILWDFDGTLFNTYPAYTMMLSEILGDAVDKREIYKNLKISYSHAIQYYNISNEQEEQIKVLKKQFTPKDMKPFEGVEEILKFAHKNVIMTHKHRAGVMEILKYYGWDKYFIDMVTIDDGFPRKPNSLAYDHLHKKHNIDLAIGDRELDLLPAKELGITTCMFQDKCDVADYSLSHYSEFFKVVIDRNREFSL, encoded by the coding sequence ATGAATATATTATGGGATTTTGATGGGACGTTATTTAATACGTATCCTGCATATACAATGATGCTTTCTGAAATATTAGGTGATGCAGTAGATAAACGAGAAATATACAAAAACTTAAAAATATCATATTCCCACGCAATTCAATATTACAACATTTCAAATGAACAGGAAGAACAGATTAAAGTTTTGAAGAAACAGTTTACTCCAAAAGATATGAAACCATTTGAAGGTGTCGAAGAGATTTTGAAATTTGCGCATAAAAACGTGATTATGACACATAAACATAGGGCAGGAGTTATGGAAATCTTAAAGTATTACGGATGGGACAAATACTTCATCGATATGGTTACAATTGACGATGGTTTCCCTCGAAAACCGAACTCTTTAGCTTATGATCATTTACATAAAAAGCACAATATTGATCTAGCAATTGGAGATAGGGAGTTAGATCTATTGCCTGCGAAGGAATTAGGTATTACAACATGTATGTTTCAAGATAAATGTGATGTAGCGGACTATTCTTTATCGCATTACTCTGAGTTTTTTAAGGTAGTTATTGATAGAAATAGGGAGTTTTCTTTATAA
- a CDS encoding kinase, translating into MSTSEIMKVIKEHKDERFILGVDGLSRSGKTTLVKELEEDMKKSGIPFHIFHIDDHITERNKRYNTGFAEWYEYYNLQWDIEWLQQNLFQKLQSDMQLELPCYHDETDTCEMKEIQLPLVGVIIVEGVFLQRKEWRNFFHYMVYLDCSSETRFLRESEETQKNLPKFQSRYWKAEEYYLEEELPRERADFVIRNM; encoded by the coding sequence ATGAGCACAAGTGAAATAATGAAAGTTATTAAGGAACATAAAGATGAGAGATTTATATTAGGTGTAGATGGTCTAAGTCGTTCAGGTAAAACAACTTTGGTTAAAGAGTTGGAAGAAGATATGAAGAAAAGTGGAATCCCGTTTCATATATTCCATATTGATGATCATATTACCGAGCGTAACAAGCGATATAATACTGGATTTGCAGAATGGTATGAGTACTACAACCTTCAATGGGATATAGAGTGGTTGCAGCAAAACTTATTTCAGAAGTTACAAAGTGACATGCAATTAGAGTTGCCATGCTATCATGATGAAACAGACACATGTGAAATGAAAGAAATACAGCTTCCTTTAGTAGGTGTAATAATTGTTGAAGGAGTTTTTCTGCAGCGAAAAGAATGGAGAAATTTCTTTCATTATATGGTGTATTTGGATTGTTCAAGTGAGACACGGTTTCTTCGTGAGAGTGAGGAAACGCAGAAGAACCTGCCAAAGTTTCAAAGTAGGTATTGGAAAGCTGAGGAGTATTATTTGGAAGAGGAATTGCCGAGGGAGAGGGCGGATTTCGTAATACGCAATATGTAA
- a CDS encoding GNAT family N-acetyltransferase, producing MGFPKLETERLLLRELTLLDSDAMFHYFSKESVIRYFGMDSFENIEQAKTTIQTFRKRNEEGSVFRWGIEKKGTDQLIGTCGFHLINNHHKRAEIGYELDDTYWGQGYATEALQAMLAYGFENLHFIRIAAVVYIENEASRNLLKKAGFQEEGLLRKYMIQNDVAHDTVVYSLLKEDWEK from the coding sequence ATGGGGTTTCCGAAATTAGAAACAGAACGTTTACTATTAAGAGAACTTACACTGTTAGATTCAGATGCAATGTTCCATTATTTTTCAAAAGAATCCGTTATTCGTTATTTTGGGATGGATTCTTTCGAAAATATTGAACAAGCGAAAACGACTATTCAAACGTTTAGAAAGCGTAATGAAGAGGGAAGTGTATTTCGCTGGGGGATAGAGAAGAAAGGTACGGATCAATTAATCGGTACGTGTGGATTTCATTTAATTAACAATCATCATAAACGAGCTGAAATTGGTTATGAGCTAGATGATACATATTGGGGACAAGGATACGCAACCGAAGCACTGCAAGCAATGCTAGCTTACGGATTTGAAAATTTGCACTTTATAAGAATTGCCGCTGTTGTATATATAGAAAATGAAGCTTCCCGTAATTTATTAAAAAAAGCAGGGTTTCAGGAAGAAGGATTACTTCGGAAATATATGATTCAAAATGATGTTGCTCATGACACAGTCGTTTATTCATTATTAAAAGAAGACTGGGAAAAGTAA
- a CDS encoding VOC family protein, translating into MNLKMKYIILYVEKFEQCLQFYKEILKLPIRAEHGTYIEFETGSTILAMNTREDVKELTGLPLTEGVLQSSHFELGFVVEDVKETIENLKGQEVKVLVEPIVKPWGQTIAYIADPDGNYIEICSSLE; encoded by the coding sequence ATGAACTTAAAAATGAAATACATTATTTTATATGTAGAAAAGTTTGAACAATGTCTTCAGTTTTATAAAGAAATTTTAAAATTACCAATAAGAGCTGAACACGGTACATATATCGAATTTGAAACAGGATCTACAATTTTAGCAATGAATACGCGAGAGGATGTAAAGGAGTTAACTGGATTACCACTTACTGAAGGGGTATTACAGTCTTCTCATTTTGAATTAGGGTTTGTTGTAGAGGATGTAAAGGAAACGATTGAGAATTTAAAAGGACAAGAGGTTAAAGTTCTAGTTGAGCCAATCGTAAAACCGTGGGGACAAACAATTGCTTACATTGCTGATCCAGACGGTAATTATATTGAAATTTGTAGTTCATTAGAATAG
- a CDS encoding lactonase family protein: MQRMNNYFRARASVVYMMTNNEVMNHIVAFHMDTNGMLTFLGSYRTYGRGTGIKEVSTETANDGIDPLASQGSLTLSRDGRFLFAVNAGSHSISSFIIADNGVPIFVDVKPSGGAQPNSIGVYDNLLYVSNVGNAANNFASNITGFHIDDKGNLTPIPGSTHALSTFNAQPAQVLFTPDGSKIVVSELTSNHLSVFHVNKNGTVTGPIVNDSYGKGPLGAYFLSSGILLVTEAVSNALSSYSLSNDGTLHVISGSVQNGYKTACWVITTKDERFAYTTNTLSGTISTYQIALNGALSVVRHITSTPPGTAPGLPMDVGVSKDGRYFYTLNGNQGTVSAFNIQSDGSLVRLQVVASSNFPYFGSQGLAVL; the protein is encoded by the coding sequence ATGCAGAGAATGAACAATTATTTTCGTGCTCGTGCGAGTGTGGTATACATGATGACTAATAATGAAGTAATGAATCACATTGTTGCTTTTCATATGGATACGAATGGAATGCTTACCTTTCTGGGTTCTTACCGAACTTACGGAAGAGGTACTGGTATAAAGGAAGTTTCTACAGAAACGGCAAACGATGGTATAGATCCTCTAGCATCACAAGGTTCTCTGACTTTGTCCCGTGATGGTCGTTTCCTATTTGCAGTTAACGCAGGCAGTCATAGTATCAGTAGTTTTATCATAGCAGATAACGGGGTGCCGATTTTCGTGGATGTAAAGCCATCAGGAGGTGCTCAGCCCAATAGCATTGGTGTGTATGATAATCTTCTTTATGTCTCCAATGTAGGTAATGCTGCAAACAATTTTGCATCAAATATTACTGGATTTCACATAGATGATAAGGGAAACCTTACACCTATTCCAGGATCCACTCATGCTCTCAGTACCTTTAATGCTCAGCCAGCACAAGTTCTCTTCACCCCGGATGGTAGTAAAATCGTTGTTTCTGAGCTTACATCAAATCATCTCAGTGTCTTCCATGTAAATAAAAATGGTACGGTTACAGGACCAATTGTTAATGATTCTTACGGTAAAGGCCCATTGGGTGCTTACTTTCTATCGTCCGGAATTCTCTTAGTTACAGAAGCAGTTTCAAATGCGTTGTCATCTTATTCATTGAGCAATGACGGTACTCTTCATGTAATCAGCGGCTCTGTACAAAACGGATATAAAACTGCTTGTTGGGTTATAACAACGAAAGATGAACGTTTTGCCTACACTACGAACACTTTAAGTGGCACCATATCTACCTACCAAATCGCCCTGAATGGAGCACTGTCAGTAGTAAGGCATATTACTAGTACTCCGCCGGGTACAGCACCAGGTCTGCCGATGGATGTTGGAGTAAGTAAGGATGGAAGGTATTTTTACACACTTAATGGAAATCAGGGGACAGTGTCAGCATTTAATATTCAAAGTGATGGTAGTCTAGTAAGGTTGCAGGTTGTTGCTTCATCAAATTTTCCTTACTTTGGGTCGCAAGGTTTAGCTGTTCTTTGA
- a CDS encoding DUF2812 domain-containing protein → METKKVFKLFMAWSLEKEEAFLRKMHQKGWALQRYNLMYTFKKTEPKDVIYKADFRLVYRDSKEKQQEYFEIYEMSGWKRVTSFTRWNYFCKEVEEGIELPDIYSEKDTKVQKMKELLQFFALISITILPSMYSVFLNSTESRVPIWAKVMTGLVGCMYAYFFMRLLWKIKKLKSEIL, encoded by the coding sequence ATGGAGACAAAGAAGGTATTCAAACTTTTCATGGCATGGAGTTTAGAAAAAGAAGAAGCTTTTTTACGGAAAATGCATCAAAAAGGCTGGGCGTTACAAAGGTATAATTTGATGTATACGTTTAAGAAAACAGAACCAAAAGATGTAATATATAAAGCGGATTTTAGATTGGTTTACAGGGATTCAAAAGAAAAACAACAAGAGTACTTTGAAATATATGAAATGTCTGGTTGGAAACGTGTCACAAGTTTTACAAGATGGAATTATTTTTGTAAGGAAGTAGAGGAGGGAATTGAGTTACCTGACATATATTCAGAGAAGGACACGAAGGTGCAAAAAATGAAGGAGTTATTACAATTTTTCGCATTGATTTCAATAACTATATTACCCTCAATGTATAGCGTATTTTTAAATTCAACAGAATCAAGAGTGCCAATTTGGGCGAAAGTTATGACAGGGCTTGTAGGTTGTATGTATGCTTATTTCTTTATGAGGCTCTTATGGAAAATTAAGAAATTGAAAAGCGAAATATTATAA